The genomic window AGTCAATGCAGAAGCCTCTGAGGTCTTGGCATCTCTAGGACACTGAGATACATATGGTTTGAGCTGCATAAAAGAAAGAATGACGCTAATCAGCACTGACAGTTATGGACTATAATTCATCAGCGAAGGATTATGACTTTGATCATTCATAAAAGGAATAATCAATGAAGTGATGAAGCCATTTTTTTTGCACCCCTTTAGATCACCATAGCAGACATTTTAAGCTCGACAATGTCTATGGAAGTAAAAAAATTACTACTATGATAAAAGAGATCACAACACAATTagtgcttgtttgggcgccattatcttgataaaaaaagatattttttaataaaaaaatatcttttttttttaacgtgtttggcaaatttctagtagtaaaagtaaaagtagtagaaaaaaaaaaaacatcttttttgagaagttgtaatttacatatttttttaaaagatctttttttcttaaaaaaagatgtttttcatgtaacaaataaacaaaaaaatacttttatatcgttatacccaaacataattgatagataaaaaaatctttttacataagatatccaaacataaaattacttttacttttccataagatcttttaaaaaaagataactcgaaaaaatatatttttttagaagctcacccaaacaagctctTAATGGTATAACCACATCACGAGAATACTTATTGCCATTGTGGATCCTAATGTTGCCTATAATATTACTATTAGGCTCAACCAGCCATTGTTTGACCAACTATTCCATGTCGCATTTGCATCCCTTCAAGTGACAGAATATCTAAAAACTATTAACTATTAAAGCCACTCACACAAAGCTACTATGTATCGGGATGCACCTAAGCTAAGGGCGAAGGGAGCTGAAGAAACATAAATAATGATATACTAGAAAAGCTTAAAAGATAGAAGAATTAAAGAGCTTAACAAAGAAACAATGTCAAATTATCAAATAGTAGTTGTTTGACTGTTTGAGAGTTGTGTTTAGAGGGGGAAGGGAGAAACGTAAGAGATTTCGAGAGCATTTATCCTTGTTTCCAAGATTTATTAGAGGGATAATGCTACAGGCACTGTAAAGCTTTTACTAACCCCTTTATAAACCATACTTATATTTAAGTAGCATTTGATTCTTGTCATAAAGTCAGAGGTGATAaaaaaatgttggggacaaataCATGTCTTGACAAAAGCTTAATGTTGTCCCTTTGTCGAGACAAATTTTAAGATAACTTgtatgctttaaaatagagacaCGAGACATGTCTTGACTTGTGGGCAGTTATTTCTGTACTATCCAAACGAATAGAAGCCAAATACGTATCTCTAGCATTCCTTCCTTTGCAGCCACCTCAGTCTCCATCCTTTTTGTCCTAAGATAAGAAACAAATGCTACTTTGGACTTCCCCAAGAATGAGGGTTTTAAACTCCCTAatcaattaaatgaaattctCTGACCCCCTCCTTCTTTTACACTCCCTTCCCCGGATATCTTTATTATCTTTTCCCTCGTAGCCATCAGGAGAACCATCTCTTGGCACAAAATTTCCATGGGAACTCATCTCAGCATTATAAATTTGTAATCATGTTGAAAACAAACGGATTAACGAAACACTAGCGAACAATACAAGCTGGGTGTAAAATTCAAACCTTAAAATCTGTCAAATCAGGGACTACATAGTTTGGCAATTTTTCTTGCACTACCACATACCCACCTGCAACAAAGTGCAAATTTACATTCAACTTGACAGgcaaaaaggaaaaaatgaatcaaagaaaaaaaatagtagaAAGTAGctaatatatttatgaaaaaaaaaaactaaaaaaattgatgGATACTAGTAAGCATATGACTGATTTCTACAACTAAAAGTTCAGTAGTGAATCTAGAGTCATGACAAAACCAAACTTTCTAACAGCAGTGTAGGTACCAGGAAAGGTTGTGATAAAGTTAGAGaacgagagagaaagaaagctAAGAGTGACAAGAAAGGTAAAAACGATAAAATGAATCAATGCACAGTCACTGTATTACCAGGGTATGCTAATATACATGTATGAGTTACACTTAGATAAGTCTAACTGTTCATCTAGTATAAATGTATAATTAACTAGACAGCTGCTAACTACTTCTAATTCTAACTGACTGAGCTGGCAGCTGAGTAAACTACAATCCCTCAAACTATCACGTGAAGAATTGAGCATTATTCCATGGCAAGCAGCCATCAGCAAATCAAAGTCATAGAAACATGAAATTatgataaaaattgaaaaaaggttCCCAAGTTATACATCGATATTAAAGAAAGGAAAAAATTTcacataaaataaatatttaattcatTCATTTCACTAGAATTAAGAAGCTTCCAACTTGTATAAACAAACAATAACAGCAAAGAGAAGGTATAGCGATTCTTATGAGACTGAAGAGAGTGAAAAGAATTAAGAAACAAAACAACATGAATCTGGGTCAtctaattcataatttttttaaaagaacaaACAATGACAACTGAAATGAAGGAAGAATAAATCAAAATGGCTTCGGAGAGCAGGAACCCATATTCCCAATTCTGACATCCATGGACGTGGACAAAAGATAACATTTATAAAGGCCAAGACGAAATTAAGAAAATTTTAAAGTCAACTATACCTTTACGGGTATGGAAACCAGTAGGCTTGCAGTTCTTGCCCTTGTAGTAACCTCGTGGAGCACGTTTTGATGATAGGATGTCCAATGAAGAAGTCCTCTTCCTTCGAAAAGCTCTTCCTATGCCTAGGATCAGCCCTAGAGGcatcttttcttctcctcttcaaTAATGAAGATAAGACATGAAAGAGATGTTTGCATACATAAGGAATAGCAgaacaaaagagagaaaaatacataCCTGAGGTGTTGAACAACTCACACTCTTGTTTTGTCCCTGTTGGGGAGCTGCACAATTCACATTGAGAGTTTATTTTCCCCCAGTTAAGAATttgtatttttctaaaataacatATAGAATAAAATCATGAATAAACACACAAAAACACAAACATGCTCTCAGGTAAGAATTCAAAACCATCAACCAAGGTCATTATCACAGTAATAACATCATTTTCACAGCAACAGCAGCAACCATACCAAATCAATAAGCTCATAACATAACATCAACAAGAATTAACATACCAAATCAAGAATTTCATATCTCATAAGCCACAACATAGCAGCAGTAATAACAAATGAAATAACAGAACTATATAAGCAACAGAAGCGAAGTTACAGAAGCTTTAGAAGGAACGGACGATGGAAGCAAAAGTTCGCAGTGAAGAGACCAAAATTAACAGaagcagcaaaagaaaaaagtaCAGAAGCAAGGGAACAAAAGCAactaaaaagcagaaaaatggaaaaaagaaaaagaaacaaacaaaCAGAAGCAAAAAAGAGAAAATACGAACCAGTGAAGGGACGGCGTAGGGTAGGAAAACACACGACGGCCGGCAGGAGGAAGGGAAGAACAGCAGCAGCGGCAGCCTGAGAAGAGAAATGCTGGAATGAGGGGGAAGAAGTGAGACTGTGGAGGGTTCCTGCCGAATcaagcctttttttttttttaatactacCATCCAAATTTTACAATTGTCTTCGTACCA from Arachis ipaensis cultivar K30076 chromosome B09, Araip1.1, whole genome shotgun sequence includes these protein-coding regions:
- the LOC107618994 gene encoding 39S ribosomal protein L41-A, mitochondrial: MPLGLILGIGRAFRRKRTSSLDILSSKRAPRGYYKGKNCKPTGFHTRKGGYVVVQEKLPNYVVPDLTDFKLKPYVSQCPRDAKTSEASALTK